In Bacillus sp. 2205SS5-2, the following are encoded in one genomic region:
- a CDS encoding RNA polymerase sigma factor, whose product MNEDYEIKEWFSEYYNDIYNFLIYYTGAKDVEDLVQETFVKAVRNIHKYKGNSNPKTWLISIARNIAIDESRKRRKEEKKRFHLKQLNGERMTSNSPEEIVQLDEMKAELYLAMRRLRQTYYDVLMLRGINELSVQETAQALNWSKNKVNLTYHRALKALEKKLGGIPDGKF is encoded by the coding sequence ATGAACGAAGACTATGAAATAAAAGAGTGGTTTAGTGAATATTATAACGACATTTATAATTTCTTAATTTATTATACAGGAGCGAAGGATGTAGAGGATCTGGTTCAGGAGACCTTTGTGAAGGCAGTCAGAAACATACATAAATATAAGGGGAACTCGAATCCTAAAACGTGGCTAATAAGTATCGCTAGAAATATCGCGATAGATGAAAGCAGAAAAAGAAGGAAAGAAGAGAAAAAAAGGTTTCACCTTAAACAATTGAATGGCGAAAGGATGACTTCAAATTCTCCTGAAGAAATCGTCCAATTAGATGAGATGAAAGCTGAATTATATTTAGCGATGAGAAGGCTAAGGCAGACGTATTATGATGTACTAATGTTAAGGGGAATCAATGAATTATCCGTCCAAGAGACCGCACAAGCCCTTAATTGGAGTAAGAATAAAGTAAATCTTACCTATCACAGAGCATTAAAAGCACTTGAGAAAAAACTAGGAGGGATACCAGATGGAAAATTCTAG
- a CDS encoding PadR family transcriptional regulator, whose product MSSTDRFSEPTLFILISLAEGNKHGYVIMEYIRNSYDIKIGPGTLFGAISRMEKLKLIEAIPSKDRKKPYQITSKGRQYLQKKLKEIETVTKLGFERLGLL is encoded by the coding sequence GTGAGTTCAACTGACCGATTTTCTGAACCAACTTTATTTATCTTAATTAGTTTAGCTGAGGGGAACAAACATGGTTATGTAATCATGGAATATATTAGAAATTCATACGATATTAAAATTGGACCTGGGACCTTATTTGGTGCTATTAGTCGAATGGAGAAATTAAAATTAATTGAGGCTATTCCCTCAAAAGATAGAAAAAAGCCTTATCAAATTACTTCTAAAGGCAGACAGTATCTACAAAAAAAATTAAAGGAAATTGAAACTGTTACCAAGTTGGGATTTGAAAGGTTAGGTCTATTATGA